A region from the Toxotes jaculatrix isolate fToxJac2 chromosome 2, fToxJac2.pri, whole genome shotgun sequence genome encodes:
- the cnbpa gene encoding CCHC-type zinc finger, nucleic acid binding protein a isoform X1, which translates to MEMSSNSECFGCGRSGHWIKHCPNASGARGRGRGRGRGKELFCYRCGDQGHMARDCDQTEDGVHSTCYNCHRSGHISRDCKEPKKEREQLCYTCGKAGHMARDCDHANEQKCYSCGGFGHIQKLCDKVKCYRCGEIGHVAVHCSKASETNCYNCGKAGHLAKECTIEATA; encoded by the exons ATGGAGATGAGCAGCAACAGTGAGTGCTTTGGATGTGGCCGCTCCGGGCATTGGATCAAGCATTGCCCCAATGCCAGTGGTGCACGTGGACGTGGCAGGGGTCGGGGACGAGGCAAGG AGCTGTTCTGCTATCGTTGTGGAGACCAAGGACACATGGCCAGGGACTGTGACCAGACTGAGGATGGTGTGCATTCCA CGTGCTACAACTGCCACAGGAGTGGCCACATTTCCCGGGACTGCAAGGAGCCCaaaaaggagagggagcagCTTTGCTACACCTGCGGCAAAGCTGGTCACATGGCCCGTGACTGTGATCATGCCAACGAGCAGAAGTGCTACTCCTGCGGTGGGTTTGGCCACATCCAGAAACTTTGCGATAAGGTGAAATGTTACAG GTGTGGTGAGATTGGTCACGTTGCTGTGCATTGCAGTAAAGCCAGCGAGACTAACTGCTACAACTGCGGAAAGGCAGGCCACCTGGCAAAAGAGTGCACCATTGAAGCCACCGCATAA
- the cnbpa gene encoding CCHC-type zinc finger, nucleic acid binding protein a isoform X3 produces the protein MEMSSNSECFGCGRSGHWIKHCPNASGARGRGRGRGRGKELFCYRCGDQGHMARDCDQTEDACYNCHRSGHISRDCKEPKKEREQLCYTCGKAGHMARDCDHANEQKCYSCGGFGHIQKLCDKVKCYRCGEIGHVAVHCSKASETNCYNCGKAGHLAKECTIEATA, from the exons ATGGAGATGAGCAGCAACAGTGAGTGCTTTGGATGTGGCCGCTCCGGGCATTGGATCAAGCATTGCCCCAATGCCAGTGGTGCACGTGGACGTGGCAGGGGTCGGGGACGAGGCAAGG AGCTGTTCTGCTATCGTTGTGGAGACCAAGGACACATGGCCAGGGACTGTGACCAGACTGAGGATG CGTGCTACAACTGCCACAGGAGTGGCCACATTTCCCGGGACTGCAAGGAGCCCaaaaaggagagggagcagCTTTGCTACACCTGCGGCAAAGCTGGTCACATGGCCCGTGACTGTGATCATGCCAACGAGCAGAAGTGCTACTCCTGCGGTGGGTTTGGCCACATCCAGAAACTTTGCGATAAGGTGAAATGTTACAG GTGTGGTGAGATTGGTCACGTTGCTGTGCATTGCAGTAAAGCCAGCGAGACTAACTGCTACAACTGCGGAAAGGCAGGCCACCTGGCAAAAGAGTGCACCATTGAAGCCACCGCATAA
- the cnbpa gene encoding CCHC-type zinc finger, nucleic acid binding protein a isoform X4 — MEMSSNSECFGCGRSGHWIKHCPNASGARGRGRGRGRELFCYRCGDQGHMARDCDQTEDACYNCHRSGHISRDCKEPKKEREQLCYTCGKAGHMARDCDHANEQKCYSCGGFGHIQKLCDKVKCYRCGEIGHVAVHCSKASETNCYNCGKAGHLAKECTIEATA, encoded by the exons ATGGAGATGAGCAGCAACAGTGAGTGCTTTGGATGTGGCCGCTCCGGGCATTGGATCAAGCATTGCCCCAATGCCAGTGGTGCACGTGGACGTGGCAGGGGTCGGGGACGAG AGCTGTTCTGCTATCGTTGTGGAGACCAAGGACACATGGCCAGGGACTGTGACCAGACTGAGGATG CGTGCTACAACTGCCACAGGAGTGGCCACATTTCCCGGGACTGCAAGGAGCCCaaaaaggagagggagcagCTTTGCTACACCTGCGGCAAAGCTGGTCACATGGCCCGTGACTGTGATCATGCCAACGAGCAGAAGTGCTACTCCTGCGGTGGGTTTGGCCACATCCAGAAACTTTGCGATAAGGTGAAATGTTACAG GTGTGGTGAGATTGGTCACGTTGCTGTGCATTGCAGTAAAGCCAGCGAGACTAACTGCTACAACTGCGGAAAGGCAGGCCACCTGGCAAAAGAGTGCACCATTGAAGCCACCGCATAA
- the cnbpa gene encoding CCHC-type zinc finger, nucleic acid binding protein a isoform X2 codes for MEMSSNSECFGCGRSGHWIKHCPNASGARGRGRGRGRELFCYRCGDQGHMARDCDQTEDGVHSTCYNCHRSGHISRDCKEPKKEREQLCYTCGKAGHMARDCDHANEQKCYSCGGFGHIQKLCDKVKCYRCGEIGHVAVHCSKASETNCYNCGKAGHLAKECTIEATA; via the exons ATGGAGATGAGCAGCAACAGTGAGTGCTTTGGATGTGGCCGCTCCGGGCATTGGATCAAGCATTGCCCCAATGCCAGTGGTGCACGTGGACGTGGCAGGGGTCGGGGACGAG AGCTGTTCTGCTATCGTTGTGGAGACCAAGGACACATGGCCAGGGACTGTGACCAGACTGAGGATGGTGTGCATTCCA CGTGCTACAACTGCCACAGGAGTGGCCACATTTCCCGGGACTGCAAGGAGCCCaaaaaggagagggagcagCTTTGCTACACCTGCGGCAAAGCTGGTCACATGGCCCGTGACTGTGATCATGCCAACGAGCAGAAGTGCTACTCCTGCGGTGGGTTTGGCCACATCCAGAAACTTTGCGATAAGGTGAAATGTTACAG GTGTGGTGAGATTGGTCACGTTGCTGTGCATTGCAGTAAAGCCAGCGAGACTAACTGCTACAACTGCGGAAAGGCAGGCCACCTGGCAAAAGAGTGCACCATTGAAGCCACCGCATAA
- the gp9 gene encoding glycoprotein IX (platelet) → MFPGLSLAVFLILATSSAQTIGQSCRRSAVLPAGLKVNCSSLNLMDLPTLPSDTTELHVQDNQLTSVSPGLFDRLVRLKNVSLSGNPFHCDCRIQYLRNWLLKNGAIVLRDPTCASPSSVARKAITELSDDYFSPCVLASCTDGTYNTVMGMMLCCVIVLLLWSLRLAKTSTFTLYIDERHTGFEAHSLRSLKPKHRRRLHTALSEVSEDLNSLIFTEDVERPLINMELLPQVLDVLHKKHNIKIKAT, encoded by the coding sequence ATGTTCCCTGGTTTAAGCTTAGCCGTCTTCCTCATCTTGGCCACATCAAGTGCACAAACTATTGGTCAATCCTGTCGACGTTCAGCCGTCCTCCCTGCTGGTCTGAAAGTGAACTGCAGCTCTTTAAACCTCATGGACCTGCCTACTCTGCCTTCAGACACCACAGAGCTTCATGTGCAGGACAATCAGCTCACCTCTGTGTCTCCAGGCCTGTTTGACAGACTAGTTCGTTTGAAAAATGTCTCACTATCTGGGAACCCCTTCCACTGTGACTGCAGGATCCAGTATTTGAGGAACTGGTTGCTGAAAAACGGAGCCATTGTTTTGAGGGATCCCACCTGTGCCAGTCCAAGCTCTGTGGCTCGGAAAGCCATCACTGAACTCAGTGATGACTACTTTTCTCCCTGTGTCCTGGCAAGCTGCACTGATGGGACTTACAACACCGTGATGGGAATGATGCTGTGCTGCGTCattgttcttcttctgtggaGTTTGAGACTAGCCAAAACATCCACCTTTACTCTGTACATAGATGAGAGACACACAGGATTCGAGGCCCACTCCCTGCGCTCACTGAAGCCCAAACACAGACGGAGGCTGCACACTGCACTGTCAGAAGTCAGTGAAGACCTGAATTCTCTCATTTTTACAGAGGATGTAGAAAGGCCACTTATCAACATGGAGTTACTGCCACAAGTTCTGGATGTGTTACACAAGAAGCACAATATAAAGATAAAGGCTACCTGA
- the LOC121196694 gene encoding haloacid dehalogenase-like hydrolase domain-containing 5: protein MRGLLPFYRGLYTLSNRQARRKAGIVGSRCGFCGTQSHSKPQPSFGLLFDIDGVLVRGRMPIPAAKKAFEKLVDSQGQFVVPVVFVTNAGNCLRQTKADQLSHILGVPITQDQVIMSHSPLRMFKKFHDKCVLVSGQGPVLEIAKNVGFKNVVSIDMLRESYPLLDMVDHNRRPKLPSNPVGNLPKVEAVVLFGEPIRWETNLQLIIDVLLTNGNLGSVHQTQKMPHLPLLACNMDLMWMAEAHSPRFGHGTFLVCLENIYKKITGKDLKYEALMGKPSELTYHFAEYLIRSQAMQRQWKLPITSLYAIGDNLMTDIYGANLYNRYLEERAARQNPKAIAKMVAATGSTTSVPQEEELDSLWESELALPSATSCKSVLVCTGVYNPKAEVPSDANHCIKETVFHGHRDFRFDPALVEPGHIVQDVAEAVDLIFEQEKFVPQ, encoded by the exons ATGAGGGGACTCCTGCCGTTTTACCGGGGCTTGTACACCCTGAGTAACCGTCAAGCCAGACGAAAAGCTGGGATTGTCGGTTCTCGGTGCGGGTTTTGCGGAACTCAGTCTCATAGCAAG CCACAGCCAAGCTTTGGGCTGTTGTTTGACATTGATGGCGTACTTGTTCGGGGAAGGATGCCAATCCCTGCTGCAAAAAAGGCATTTGAGAAGTTGGTCGACTCTCAGGGACAATTTGTGGTGCCAGTTGTTTTTGTCACAAATGCAGGGAACTGCCTTcgacaaacaaaagcagaccAGCTCTCTCACATCCTGGGAGTACCC ATCACACAAGATCAAGTCATCATGTCCCATAGTCCCCTGAGGATGTTCAAGAAGTTCCATGATAAGTGTGTGCTGGTGTCAGGACAAGGACCAGTCTTGGAAATTGCTAAAAA TGTGGGATTTAAGAATGTTGTCAGTATTGATATGCTGAGGGAATCCTACCCATTGCTGGACATGGTGGACCACAACAGGAGACCCAAGCTGCCG tccaATCCTGTGGGCAACCTTCCTAAGGTTGAAG ctgtggttcTGTTCGGGGAGCCGATTCGATGGGAGACCAACCTGCAGCTGATAATTGACGTTCTGTTGACCAATGGTAACCTCGGCAGTGTTCACCAAACCCAAAAGATGCCTCACCTCCCCCTGCTTGCCTGCAACATGGACCTCATGTGGATGGCTGAGGCACATTCTCCACG GTTTGGCCATGGGACGTTCCTCGTGTGCCTAGAAAACATCTATAAGAAGATAACCGGCAAAGACCTAAAGTATGAGGCTCTCATGGGAAAACCCAGTGAGCTGACCTATCATTTTGCAGAATACCTCATCAGAAGCCAGGCCATGCAGCGGCAATGGAAACTTCCCATCACTTCCCTTTATGCTATAGG GGATAACCTTATGACTGACATCTATGGCGCCAATTTATACAACCGTTACCTGGAGGAGAGAGCTGCTAGACAGAACCCCAAAGCCATTGCTAAGATGGTGGCTGCCACAGGATCCACCACTTCAGTGCCCCAGGAGGAGGAGCTCGACAGCCTGTGGGAGAGCGAGCTAGCGCTGCCCTCTGCAACTTCCTGTAAGTCTGTCCTAGTCTGCACAGGGGTCTACAACCCCAAAGCAGAGGTGCCGTCTGATGCAAACCACTGCATCAAAGAGACTGTGTTTCATGGGCACCGGGACTTCAGATTTGACCCTGCGCTGGTGGAAccaggccacattgtgcaggaTGTGGCAGAAGCTGTTGACCTAATCTTCGAGCAAGAGAAGTTTGTGCCTCAGTAG